In a genomic window of Shouchella clausii:
- a CDS encoding Gfo/Idh/MocA family oxidoreductase, giving the protein MTAPSIQCAVLGLGRLGFYHAKNLLTEVSGAAIVQVIDPLPGRAKDVAQTFGVPGYSDDVLDAFANPAVDAVVIVTPTRTHAEMIKLAASYGKDVFVEKPLTLQLDESIEVVKAVQEAGIICQVGFMRRFDPAYADAKRRIAAGEIGKPLYYKGFTRDAGAPPPEFIKDSGGLFVDCSIHDYDIARYLIGAEITAISGHGQVLKYPFMEAFDDVDQALSYFEFDNGAAGDAEASRNSPYGYDIRAEIIGSEGSLFIGELRNKSLTILNATGSSYEIIPNFQTRFHDAYCLELQHFIDCVRSRNTPIVTAEDATTNLKVALAATESMKNGKKVVLQPQASL; this is encoded by the coding sequence ATGACAGCACCATCCATCCAATGCGCCGTTCTTGGCCTTGGGCGCCTTGGCTTTTACCATGCGAAAAATTTGCTTACGGAAGTGAGTGGGGCGGCAATTGTCCAAGTCATAGACCCCCTTCCTGGCCGGGCCAAGGATGTCGCCCAGACATTTGGGGTGCCTGGTTACTCGGACGATGTGCTCGATGCATTTGCAAATCCTGCAGTCGATGCCGTTGTTATCGTCACGCCGACGCGGACGCACGCTGAGATGATCAAATTAGCAGCTAGCTATGGGAAAGATGTCTTTGTTGAAAAGCCGCTGACTTTGCAATTAGATGAATCGATAGAAGTAGTGAAAGCGGTTCAGGAGGCAGGTATTATTTGTCAAGTGGGGTTTATGCGACGGTTTGACCCGGCTTACGCAGATGCCAAGCGGCGAATTGCTGCTGGAGAGATCGGCAAACCTCTCTATTATAAAGGCTTTACCCGCGATGCAGGCGCGCCGCCGCCTGAATTTATAAAAGATAGCGGCGGGTTGTTTGTTGATTGTTCCATTCATGATTATGACATTGCCCGCTATTTGATTGGGGCGGAAATCACAGCTATTTCTGGCCACGGTCAGGTGCTGAAGTACCCGTTTATGGAAGCGTTTGACGATGTTGACCAAGCCCTTTCCTATTTTGAGTTTGACAATGGGGCGGCAGGGGATGCCGAAGCTAGCCGTAATTCGCCCTATGGCTATGACATCCGCGCTGAAATTATTGGTTCAGAAGGTAGTCTGTTTATTGGCGAACTGCGGAACAAATCATTGACGATACTGAACGCCACTGGGTCAAGTTACGAAATCATTCCTAATTTCCAGACTCGCTTTCATGACGCGTACTGCTTAGAATTGCAGCATTTTATTGACTGTGTCCGCTCAAGGAACACGCCAATTGTAACAGCTGAAGATGCCACAACCAACTTAAAAGTAGCGCTAGCTGCAACCGAATCAATGAAAAACGGCAAGAAAGTAGTGTTGCAGCCACAGGCCTCCCTGTAG
- a CDS encoding sugar phosphate isomerase/epimerase family protein — protein MKLCFNGATTRDNATLEEDLAYCEKHGYDFIEIRTEDKLPEYLKTHTLADLNQFFAESRLKPLALNALVFFNNLGEAAYKEMMKQFQEMLHVAEQLNIPYIVAVPLITKQPLLREEIRKSCVETLSTLAEEAQQSKVKIALEFVGHPDCTVNTFADAYRIIEDVNRENVGLVFDCFHFHAMGSNLEDLQQADGEKIFIVHIDDTDDFPVGALRDEHRVWPGEGAIDLAGQFTALTAIGYSGPVSVELFRPEYYQLPAEETIRKARETTLRVLESTLSHL, from the coding sequence ATGAAACTTTGTTTTAATGGGGCGACAACCCGCGACAATGCCACATTAGAGGAAGACCTGGCTTACTGCGAAAAGCATGGCTATGACTTTATTGAAATTCGTACAGAAGATAAGCTGCCTGAATATTTAAAAACCCATACATTAGCTGATTTAAACCAATTTTTTGCGGAGAGCCGTCTTAAACCACTGGCGCTTAATGCCCTTGTCTTTTTTAACAATTTAGGCGAAGCAGCCTATAAGGAAATGATGAAGCAGTTTCAAGAAATGCTCCATGTCGCCGAGCAGCTCAACATCCCTTATATCGTAGCGGTTCCACTTATAACAAAGCAGCCGCTTTTAAGAGAGGAAATCCGTAAAAGCTGTGTCGAGACATTGTCTACTTTGGCTGAGGAGGCGCAGCAGTCGAAAGTGAAGATTGCCCTTGAGTTTGTTGGCCATCCTGATTGCACTGTCAATACGTTTGCCGACGCTTACCGCATCATTGAAGATGTTAATCGGGAAAATGTCGGACTTGTGTTTGATTGTTTCCATTTTCATGCAATGGGTTCGAACCTTGAAGATTTACAACAGGCCGATGGCGAAAAAATCTTTATTGTCCATATTGACGACACAGATGATTTTCCCGTTGGCGCACTTCGGGATGAACACCGTGTCTGGCCAGGCGAGGGAGCCATTGACCTCGCTGGTCAGTTTACCGCATTAACAGCGATCGGTTATTCCGGCCCTGTGTCAGTAGAGTTGTTTCGGCCAGAATATTACCAGCTACCTGCTGAAGAAACGATTCGAAAAGCAAGAGAAACGACACTCCGAGTCCTAGAAAGTACCTTAAGTCATCTTTGA
- a CDS encoding carbohydrate ABC transporter permease — MKTAVQPETSPPLTQRKAKNGRTIFFFVLPALLVYSVFILYPIFSTFYYSLHEWNGVQPQRTFIGLDNYVTLLKDATFWQALQNNSLLVLVSVFVQIPLGLIMALVLFSPVIGKRLLNVIYFLPYLMSTVAIGLLWIFMYDPINGPINQLLQVFGFDAIPWLADANVAMIAILIVVIWQFSPFYMILFKAAMVGIPNELYEAASIDGANGRQQFFYITLPALVPTIVSSSVLAVVGSLKAFDIFYIMTGGGPGGATEILGTYMYKQGFIQFSMGYASTVAAAMFIIAFICVAIIQFVEYQRKKRGILS, encoded by the coding sequence ATGAAAACCGCAGTTCAACCAGAAACGTCTCCCCCGCTTACACAAAGAAAGGCAAAGAATGGTCGCACGATTTTCTTCTTTGTATTGCCAGCGCTTCTTGTTTATAGCGTATTTATTTTATATCCGATTTTTTCAACATTCTATTACAGCCTTCATGAGTGGAATGGTGTACAACCTCAACGCACCTTTATTGGACTGGATAACTATGTGACTCTCCTTAAAGACGCCACTTTTTGGCAAGCGCTGCAAAACAATAGTTTGCTTGTCCTTGTTTCTGTTTTTGTACAAATTCCGCTAGGGCTTATCATGGCACTTGTTCTCTTCAGCCCTGTCATCGGTAAAAGATTGTTAAATGTTATCTACTTTCTTCCCTATTTAATGTCTACGGTGGCGATAGGGCTTCTCTGGATTTTTATGTATGACCCGATAAACGGTCCGATTAACCAATTGTTGCAAGTATTTGGTTTTGATGCGATCCCCTGGTTGGCGGACGCCAATGTGGCGATGATTGCCATTTTAATTGTCGTTATTTGGCAATTCTCTCCTTTTTATATGATTTTATTTAAAGCAGCAATGGTAGGGATTCCAAATGAATTGTATGAAGCGGCTAGCATTGATGGCGCAAATGGAAGGCAACAGTTTTTTTACATCACGTTGCCAGCCCTCGTTCCTACTATTGTCAGTTCTTCCGTTCTCGCCGTTGTTGGTTCACTAAAAGCATTTGACATTTTTTACATTATGACTGGCGGCGGCCCTGGAGGGGCAACAGAAATATTAGGAACCTATATGTACAAGCAAGGCTTTATCCAGTTTAGCATGGGCTATGCGAGCACAGTCGCGGCTGCCATGTTTATTATTGCCTTTATTTGTGTAGCCATCATCCAATTTGTTGAATACCAGCGAAAGAAACGGGGGATCCTCTCGTGA
- a CDS encoding Gfo/Idh/MocA family protein produces MTVRVGVIGTGAIGQDHIRRLECKLSGAKVTAVTDVNQDLARKVANTYAKQATVYANDRELIAAHDVDAVLIASWGPAHEASVLAALEAGKRVFCEKPLATTADGCMRIVEAEMAHGKRLVQVGFMRRFDSGYLQLKQALEQELVGEPLMVRCVHRNVESAESYTTDMAITDTLIHEIDVLHWLLNDEYQHVRVLYPKKTKHALPHLQDPQLVLLETKKGVIIQAEIFVNCKYGYDIQCEIAGEEGVISLPDVPAVRLCSNGRKGTEVLQDWKKRFEAAYDVELQAFIDDGLKDEPASGPSAWDGYVAAVTADACVKAQESGQEESIELPEKPAFYQNSAATPEQV; encoded by the coding sequence ATGACAGTTCGAGTGGGCGTGATTGGCACGGGGGCCATTGGCCAAGACCATATTAGGCGATTAGAATGCAAACTTTCAGGAGCAAAAGTGACAGCGGTTACAGACGTTAACCAAGATCTTGCCAGGAAAGTGGCCAACACATACGCCAAACAGGCGACTGTTTATGCCAATGACAGAGAATTGATTGCCGCCCACGATGTTGATGCCGTCTTAATAGCCAGCTGGGGTCCAGCACACGAAGCGAGTGTGCTGGCAGCGCTTGAGGCAGGCAAGCGTGTTTTTTGCGAAAAGCCACTTGCGACCACGGCAGACGGGTGCATGCGCATTGTCGAAGCGGAAATGGCTCATGGCAAGCGGCTTGTCCAAGTCGGGTTTATGCGGCGTTTTGACAGCGGCTATCTTCAATTAAAGCAAGCACTTGAGCAGGAATTGGTCGGAGAACCATTGATGGTCCGTTGCGTCCACCGCAATGTCGAGTCCGCAGAAAGCTATACAACCGACATGGCGATTACGGACACATTGATTCATGAAATTGACGTACTTCATTGGCTCCTAAATGACGAGTATCAACATGTCCGTGTCCTTTATCCGAAAAAAACAAAGCATGCGCTTCCCCATTTGCAAGATCCGCAACTCGTGTTGCTTGAAACGAAAAAAGGCGTCATCATTCAAGCGGAAATTTTTGTTAACTGTAAATATGGCTACGACATCCAATGCGAAATAGCTGGCGAAGAGGGCGTTATCAGTCTGCCTGATGTCCCAGCAGTCCGTTTATGCAGCAACGGCCGCAAAGGGACGGAAGTGCTGCAAGACTGGAAAAAACGGTTTGAAGCCGCTTATGACGTCGAACTGCAAGCCTTTATTGACGATGGCTTAAAGGACGAACCGGCTTCAGGGCCGAGCGCGTGGGACGGATATGTGGCTGCGGTAACTGCCGATGCCTGTGTAAAAGCACAAGAGTCGGGGCAGGAAGAATCGATTGAGCTTCCTGAGAAACCTGCGTTTTATCAAAACTCAGCAGCCACGCCCGAGCAAGTATAG
- a CDS encoding homocysteine synthase, producing MTEKQSLGFETIALHGGQTPDSATNARAVPIYQTSSYVFNDTDHAANLFSLQEPGNIYSRIMNPTHDVFEQRMAELEGGVGALATSSGQAAITYAILNIAEAGDDIIASSSLYGGTYALFAHTLPKLGVTCHFVDVDEPSQFQEKITDKTKAIFIETIGNPQINIADIEAIADIAHANGIPLIVDNTFATPYLCRPIEHGADIVVHSATKFIGGHGTSIGGVIVDSGRFDFANGKFPGLSEPDASYHGLVYTEALGPLAYITKARVTLLRDIGASASPFNTFLFIQGLETLPLRMERHVENAKRTAEFLQQHPNVSWVHYPGLESSRYYDLAQKYMPKGAGSIFTFGIKGGVEEGKRFINSLRLFSHLANVGDAKSLVIHPASTTHQQLDEESQAKAGVTPDMVRLSVGIETIDDILSDLDQALQKSQQ from the coding sequence ATGACAGAAAAACAATCTCTTGGTTTTGAAACAATTGCTCTACATGGCGGACAAACGCCTGACTCTGCAACAAACGCGAGAGCGGTTCCCATTTACCAGACAAGCTCTTACGTATTTAATGATACTGATCACGCTGCAAATTTGTTTTCTTTACAAGAGCCAGGCAACATTTATTCGCGCATTATGAACCCGACACACGATGTGTTTGAACAGCGAATGGCTGAATTGGAAGGTGGCGTAGGCGCATTAGCAACTTCTTCTGGGCAGGCTGCCATTACGTATGCGATTTTAAATATCGCGGAAGCAGGAGACGACATTATTGCTTCCAGCAGCTTGTATGGCGGCACTTACGCCCTGTTTGCGCACACGTTGCCTAAACTAGGTGTGACATGCCATTTTGTCGATGTTGATGAACCATCCCAATTTCAAGAAAAGATCACAGACAAGACAAAAGCGATTTTTATCGAAACGATTGGCAATCCGCAAATCAACATAGCGGACATTGAAGCGATTGCGGACATTGCCCATGCAAATGGGATTCCCCTTATTGTCGATAATACATTCGCTACCCCGTATTTGTGCAGACCGATTGAACATGGTGCAGACATTGTTGTCCATTCCGCTACTAAGTTTATCGGCGGCCACGGGACATCGATCGGGGGCGTCATTGTCGACTCTGGACGATTTGATTTTGCCAATGGCAAGTTTCCTGGTTTATCAGAGCCAGACGCTAGTTACCATGGACTTGTGTATACAGAGGCACTTGGCCCCCTCGCCTACATTACAAAAGCGCGAGTCACGTTGCTAAGAGATATAGGCGCCTCTGCTTCTCCATTTAATACGTTTCTATTTATTCAAGGGTTAGAAACATTGCCGTTACGAATGGAGCGCCATGTAGAAAATGCGAAGCGCACTGCTGAATTCTTACAGCAGCATCCGAATGTTTCTTGGGTCCATTACCCAGGCCTAGAGTCGAGCCGTTACTATGATCTGGCACAGAAGTACATGCCAAAAGGGGCAGGGTCGATTTTTACATTTGGCATTAAAGGCGGCGTGGAAGAAGGCAAACGGTTTATTAACAGCTTGAGGCTATTCAGCCACTTAGCTAATGTTGGTGACGCTAAATCATTGGTGATCCATCCAGCAAGCACGACACATCAGCAACTAGACGAAGAAAGCCAAGCAAAAGCAGGCGTCACACCAGACATGGTTCGCCTATCTGTTGGCATCGAGACCATAGACGATATTCTGAGTGATTTAGACCAAGCGCTTCAAAAGAGCCAACAGTAG
- the iolE gene encoding myo-inosose-2 dehydratase, with amino-acid sequence MANRKIRWGIAPIGWRNDDIPEIGAENTLSHLLGDIVVARFEGTEAGGFFPEPQILNKELQLRNLKVAGKWFSSYIIRDGIASAAQAFDTHCQFLQAIGAEMAIVSEQTYSIQGLEANIFRDKPTFSKEEWKCLYEGLEELGAIAHLYGLTLAFHPHLGTGVQTKAEVDQLMAHTDPSLVSLLYDTGHAYVSDRAFLPLLDDYMDRIKHVHFKDVRSEVTDACRRDGLSFQQAFLKGMFTVPGDGCIDFTKVYRRLIRGGYDGWIVVEAEQDPNIAHPLEYALKARRYIDSYLLAGGEKQATI; translated from the coding sequence ATGGCAAATCGCAAGATCCGCTGGGGCATTGCCCCCATTGGCTGGCGCAATGACGACATTCCGGAAATTGGCGCGGAAAACACACTTTCCCATTTGCTTGGCGATATTGTTGTTGCTCGATTTGAAGGAACGGAAGCAGGCGGCTTTTTTCCTGAGCCACAAATTTTAAACAAAGAGCTGCAGCTAAGAAATTTAAAAGTGGCTGGCAAGTGGTTTTCCAGCTATATCATTCGCGATGGCATCGCTTCAGCCGCCCAAGCCTTCGATACCCATTGCCAGTTTTTGCAAGCTATCGGCGCAGAGATGGCGATCGTTTCGGAACAAACGTATAGCATCCAAGGGCTTGAAGCAAATATTTTCCGTGACAAGCCGACTTTTTCGAAAGAAGAATGGAAGTGTTTATACGAAGGGCTTGAGGAGCTTGGGGCAATTGCTCATTTATATGGCCTTACACTTGCGTTCCATCCCCATCTCGGCACGGGCGTGCAAACAAAAGCAGAAGTTGATCAACTGATGGCCCATACGGATCCGAGCTTAGTGAGCCTTCTGTATGATACGGGGCACGCCTACGTGTCAGATCGAGCATTTTTGCCGCTCCTCGATGACTATATGGATCGGATTAAGCACGTCCATTTTAAAGATGTGCGAAGTGAGGTGACGGATGCTTGCAGGCGTGACGGGCTTTCGTTCCAACAAGCGTTTTTAAAAGGGATGTTCACAGTACCAGGCGATGGCTGCATTGACTTTACAAAAGTATACCGACGTCTTATTCGAGGGGGCTACGATGGCTGGATTGTCGTAGAGGCGGAGCAAGATCCAAACATTGCCCACCCGCTGGAGTACGCATTAAAAGCAAGACGCTATATTGATTCCTATTTGCTGGCAGGCGGCGAGAAGCAGGCAACCATTTAA
- a CDS encoding carbohydrate ABC transporter permease, with protein MNPLQLVKRIMLYVLAVSLLLFTFYPFMYMVGTSLKSMDEFFNNPYAIVPDTFTFEHYFAVVDMGLAGYFLNSLIITVSAVSLTVVIASLASYPLSRLSFRFNRPLFLLFVAGMMLPIHATLIPIFVLTQEMGIYDTLLALLGPYVAFSLPISIFILTQFMQEIPKELEEAAQIDGANHWTIFRKVIFPNVTPALSTIVIYNFVFLWTEFIFALILLTTRSKMTLPLGLQNFYGELMINVPGLMAAITLASLPILLLFIIAQERVVKGLTGGALKG; from the coding sequence GTGAATCCACTGCAACTCGTAAAACGCATCATGCTGTATGTGTTGGCTGTTTCCTTGTTGTTGTTTACGTTTTATCCGTTTATGTACATGGTCGGTACATCGCTTAAAAGCATGGACGAATTTTTCAACAACCCTTACGCGATTGTGCCCGACACCTTTACGTTTGAACATTACTTTGCCGTAGTCGATATGGGGCTGGCTGGCTACTTTTTAAATAGCTTAATCATTACTGTAAGCGCCGTCTCCTTGACAGTCGTCATTGCTTCATTAGCCAGTTATCCATTAAGTCGGCTGTCATTCCGCTTTAACCGCCCTCTGTTTTTGCTCTTCGTTGCAGGAATGATGCTCCCCATTCATGCAACCTTAATACCGATTTTTGTTTTAACACAAGAGATGGGCATTTATGATACATTGTTGGCTTTACTAGGCCCATATGTTGCTTTTAGCTTGCCAATCTCCATTTTCATCTTGACGCAGTTTATGCAGGAAATTCCTAAAGAGCTTGAAGAAGCAGCGCAAATCGACGGCGCGAATCACTGGACCATTTTTCGCAAAGTGATTTTCCCTAATGTAACCCCAGCCTTGTCTACAATTGTTATTTACAATTTCGTCTTCTTGTGGACAGAGTTTATCTTTGCACTCATCTTGCTAACAACAAGAAGTAAGATGACTTTGCCTCTTGGACTGCAAAATTTTTACGGCGAGTTGATGATCAACGTTCCTGGTCTAATGGCTGCTATTACGCTCGCTAGCTTGCCGATTTTGTTATTATTTATTATCGCCCAAGAACGTGTTGTCAAAGGTCTGACAGGCGGCGCTTTAAAAGGATAA
- the fba gene encoding class II fructose-1,6-bisphosphate aldolase yields the protein MEFVAMAPLLADAKKDSYAIGQFNINGLQWAKAILAGAELQQSPVIAAASDRLIDYLGGFQTVVAMMGALTDELGITVPVVLHLDHGLSIERCKKAVDAGFSSVMFDGSQYPINENIDMTKEVVAYAHARHVSVEGEVGTVGGMEDGLIAGIKYADVEECQRFVCETNVDALAAALGSVHGKYKGEPKLGFNEMAAISARTDVPLVLHGASGIPDEQLQRAIKLGHAKVNINTECMIAWSDACRTTFAEQETAFEPRLLLQEGLAMVQATVEKKIKQFGAANKATGSVRLQRR from the coding sequence ATGGAGTTTGTGGCGATGGCTCCATTGTTGGCCGACGCGAAGAAAGACAGTTACGCAATTGGCCAATTTAATATAAATGGGCTGCAATGGGCGAAAGCGATTTTAGCAGGCGCCGAATTGCAACAATCGCCAGTAATTGCAGCTGCTTCTGATCGTTTGATTGACTACTTAGGAGGCTTTCAAACGGTTGTGGCCATGATGGGGGCATTAACCGATGAACTTGGTATAACGGTGCCTGTCGTGCTCCATCTTGACCACGGTTTAAGTATTGAGCGTTGCAAGAAAGCAGTTGACGCTGGCTTCAGTTCTGTCATGTTTGACGGCTCTCAATATCCAATTAACGAGAATATTGACATGACGAAAGAGGTAGTGGCTTACGCCCACGCACGTCATGTGTCGGTAGAGGGAGAGGTCGGTACAGTCGGTGGCATGGAAGATGGGCTAATTGCCGGAATCAAATATGCCGATGTGGAAGAATGCCAGCGGTTTGTCTGCGAAACCAATGTCGATGCTCTCGCCGCCGCGCTCGGCTCCGTCCATGGCAAATACAAGGGTGAGCCAAAGCTTGGATTTAACGAAATGGCTGCCATTTCCGCCCGCACGGATGTGCCGCTCGTCCTTCACGGTGCCTCGGGCATACCTGATGAACAACTACAACGGGCCATAAAGCTTGGCCACGCTAAAGTCAATATAAACACAGAATGCATGATCGCATGGTCTGATGCTTGCCGGACAACATTTGCCGAGCAAGAAACGGCGTTTGAGCCGCGACTGCTCTTACAAGAGGGCCTAGCGATGGTCCAGGCTACGGTTGAAAAGAAAATCAAGCAATTTGGAGCAGCTAATAAAGCAACCGGTTCTGTAAGGCTACAAAGGAGATGA
- a CDS encoding YkgJ family cysteine cluster protein — protein MGDLPCRGCNGLCCGPVPISEKELRHIKKHIKKMPAKRCHSLKNQQRFLGTCIFFDEANDCCGIHSVRPSICRAFGHHQNLVCFRKPEAALAKTYHPNEEVVGTLSIDFTWKDFG, from the coding sequence ATGGGAGATTTGCCATGCAGAGGATGCAATGGGTTGTGCTGTGGGCCCGTGCCTATTTCGGAAAAAGAGCTGCGACATATAAAAAAACATATCAAGAAAATGCCTGCGAAAAGGTGCCACTCCCTAAAAAACCAACAGCGTTTTTTAGGGACGTGCATCTTTTTTGACGAAGCCAATGATTGCTGTGGCATCCATTCCGTTCGTCCATCGATTTGCCGCGCATTTGGGCATCACCAAAATCTCGTTTGTTTTCGCAAACCAGAAGCTGCTTTAGCTAAAACGTATCACCCAAATGAAGAGGTTGTCGGTACGTTAAGCATTGATTTTACATGGAAAGATTTTGGTTGA
- a CDS encoding solute:sodium symporter family transporter — protein sequence MGVFSITSFIMIVGSIWLFAYKRSRNVDLSSSEGYFLGGRSLTGLTIAGSVIMTNLSTEQIVGQNGQSYVAGMEVMAWEVTAAIAIVTLALVFLPKYLKYGVDTVTDFIERRYDATTKRIASFLFIFTYVVSFLPVVLYSGSLVFNQIFSVDELLNVHPLVAVSLISGMIGMVGLLYLLIGGLRLSAFSDTIYGIGLLVGGLSILVLGLIVLGDGHLLAGFETIRQNTPEKLNSIGAIDSEMVPWPTLFLGMFFNNLFYWCTNQLIVQKVLAGRDLKEGQKGALYVGFFKIFGALFLVFPGIIAFNMFGEGIEPADNAYPMLVVAVLPDIAFGIFAAIIFGAILSSFVGALNATATLLALDFYKPLAKKTVTDKKVARFGKIVTVIVGGLSIVIAPLISFAPAGLFHVVQQFNGLYSMPLLAIIILGFYSKYATAFAVKVTFAFHVVAYTASQVFLDIHYLYVFSAMFFIDLFLLWALSRLKPLQVPFELTEATNKVDLTPWKHRHWVSAFVILTVLGTYLLFSPWGIAK from the coding sequence TTGGGCGTATTTTCCATTACCTCATTTATAATGATCGTCGGATCAATTTGGCTATTCGCTTACAAACGAAGCCGCAATGTCGACCTTTCGAGCTCAGAAGGGTACTTTTTAGGCGGGCGGAGTTTGACCGGTTTGACGATTGCCGGTTCAGTGATTATGACCAATTTATCTACAGAGCAAATTGTTGGTCAAAACGGACAAAGCTATGTGGCCGGCATGGAAGTCATGGCTTGGGAGGTAACAGCTGCGATTGCGATCGTCACACTTGCATTAGTGTTTTTGCCAAAATACTTAAAATATGGTGTTGACACGGTGACCGATTTTATTGAACGGCGCTATGATGCAACGACGAAAAGAATTGCTTCGTTTTTATTTATATTTACCTATGTGGTTTCGTTTCTTCCTGTTGTCTTATATTCTGGTTCATTAGTATTTAACCAAATTTTTTCAGTAGATGAACTGTTAAATGTCCATCCTCTTGTGGCGGTTTCGCTCATTTCGGGCATGATTGGAATGGTTGGTCTGCTTTATTTGCTTATCGGCGGCCTGCGCCTTAGTGCATTTAGCGATACGATTTATGGCATTGGTTTGCTTGTTGGTGGCCTTTCTATTCTAGTTCTAGGGTTGATTGTATTAGGGGATGGGCATCTACTTGCAGGATTTGAAACGATTCGCCAAAATACGCCTGAAAAATTAAATTCGATTGGCGCGATTGACTCTGAAATGGTGCCGTGGCCAACGCTTTTTTTAGGCATGTTTTTTAACAATTTATTTTATTGGTGTACAAACCAGTTAATTGTTCAGAAAGTACTGGCAGGAAGAGACTTGAAAGAAGGGCAGAAGGGAGCGCTTTATGTCGGTTTTTTCAAAATTTTCGGCGCTTTGTTCTTAGTATTCCCTGGCATCATTGCATTCAACATGTTTGGCGAAGGCATCGAGCCTGCCGATAACGCCTATCCAATGTTAGTGGTTGCCGTTTTACCGGATATAGCATTCGGCATTTTTGCAGCGATTATCTTTGGCGCGATTTTAAGCTCATTTGTAGGAGCTTTAAATGCAACAGCTACTTTGTTAGCGCTTGACTTCTATAAGCCGCTGGCCAAGAAAACCGTGACAGACAAAAAAGTTGCTCGATTTGGCAAAATCGTTACGGTCATTGTGGGAGGATTATCAATTGTTATTGCGCCATTGATTTCTTTTGCTCCGGCAGGGTTATTCCATGTCGTCCAACAGTTTAATGGGTTGTATAGCATGCCTTTGCTGGCGATCATTATTCTTGGCTTCTATTCCAAATACGCGACTGCCTTTGCTGTGAAAGTGACGTTTGCCTTCCATGTTGTTGCCTATACAGCAAGCCAGGTGTTCTTAGATATCCATTATCTTTATGTATTTAGCGCGATGTTTTTCATTGATTTGTTTCTTTTATGGGCGTTAAGCCGTCTTAAGCCATTGCAGGTTCCGTTTGAATTGACAGAAGCAACAAACAAAGTTGATTTGACACCTTGGAAACACCGCCATTGGGTAAGTGCCTTCGTTATTTTAACGGTTTTAGGAACGTATTTGTTGTTTTCACCATGGGGAATAGCTAAATAA